The following proteins come from a genomic window of Planctomycetia bacterium:
- a CDS encoding DUF1080 domain-containing protein: MSRLLVACLIGLTGLGSNAVTVLAAEADDDGFVSIFDGKSLDGWHKNPERIGHGTGGNWVVEGGEIVGEQDPPGSGNGGILLTDKKYRDFELLIDMKPDWGVDSGLFVRGNDRGQCFQMMVDYHEAGNVGHIYGEGTGGFNNRPFEIFGEYDGDKKLKTLTTKPNGFTSQGFSCSGEEWVKAWKVNDWNTARVRVVGNPPQITTWINDQKISEFDGNTYEQQGYDKGKVAEELGDEGSIAVQVHGGQGAWPTGAKCRWKNIRVKPL, translated from the coding sequence ATGTCGCGCCTGCTGGTTGCTTGCCTGATTGGTTTGACGGGTTTGGGTTCAAACGCGGTAACTGTCCTGGCCGCCGAGGCAGATGACGACGGTTTCGTCTCCATCTTCGACGGCAAGTCGCTCGACGGTTGGCATAAGAATCCGGAGCGGATCGGCCACGGCACCGGCGGCAACTGGGTGGTCGAGGGCGGCGAGATCGTTGGCGAGCAAGACCCGCCAGGCAGCGGTAATGGCGGCATTCTGCTCACGGACAAGAAGTATCGCGACTTCGAACTGTTGATCGACATGAAGCCGGACTGGGGCGTCGACAGCGGGCTGTTCGTGCGCGGCAACGATCGCGGGCAGTGCTTTCAAATGATGGTCGACTACCACGAGGCGGGCAATGTCGGCCACATCTACGGCGAAGGGACCGGCGGATTCAACAACCGGCCGTTCGAGATCTTCGGCGAATATGACGGCGACAAAAAGCTCAAGACGCTGACGACGAAGCCGAACGGCTTCACATCGCAGGGTTTCTCCTGTTCGGGCGAGGAGTGGGTTAAAGCCTGGAAAGTGAACGATTGGAACACCGCCCGGGTGCGCGTCGTGGGCAATCCGCCCCAGATTACGACCTGGATCAACGACCAGAAAATCAGCGAATTCGACGGCAATACGTATGAGCAGCAAGGTTACGACAAGGGCAAAGTCGCCGAAGAACTTGGCGATGAAGGAAGCATCGCCGTCCAGGTCCATGGCGGCCAAGGCGCATGGCCCACAGGGGCGAAGTGCCGCTGGAAGAACATCCGCGTTAAACCACTGTAG